A DNA window from Daucus carota subsp. sativus chromosome 3, DH1 v3.0, whole genome shotgun sequence contains the following coding sequences:
- the LOC108213983 gene encoding E3 ubiquitin-protein ligase PRT6 isoform X2 yields MDIDSPPPEPNSLSPQFRVVRRLALQGVPEENFEQLQPGLVAYVKENKFRVPELVSAILPSDDEALETAAAEAQHESTKNRGGPSLQDQFRESMIWLQWLMFESEPDIALNYLAELNVGQRGVCGAVWGDNDIAYRCRTCEHDPTCAICVPCFQNGNHQDHDYSIIYTGGGCCDCGDVTAWKRDGFCSKHKGAEKIQPLPQEFADSVGPVLESLLLCWKKKLQLAENIFLQSPIATGYTKLTDELTCAVVDMLLNFCQFSESLLCFVSSRVYSLDNLLDILVRAERFLGDAAVKKLHNLLLKLLGEPLFKYEFAKVFLSYYPTVVNEAVKECNDKILKKYPLLSTFSVQIFTVPTLTPRLVKEVNLLSILLECLGEIFCFCEGDDFRLQVSTWGNLYEITLRVVEDIRFVMSHSVVPKYVARDRHDISRTWMKLLAFVQGMSPEKRETGIHIEEENDSMHLPFVLGHSIANIHSLLVAGAFSDSSIEDADCELFCDTYSQDFDDQDSQRHAKVGRLSQESNVSSVSGRSSTADYAHKTAEITSDIFPVPTSASLLLFECLRAIEHWLVVDNTSSPFLNVLSPKITSNSGKKFFALKRTLSKIKKGKLRPNHTHFPTVGMEQETGSTSVGDNALEGEYMNEAFRALSLSDWPDISYDVSSQEISLHIPLHRLLSLILQITFRRCYGDKSPHAITAGPDQLSVIHHDFFGHVLGGCHPYGFSAFVMEHPLRIRVFCAEVHAGMWRKNGDAAILSCEWYRSVRWSEQGLELDLFLLQCCAALAPSDLYVNRIIDRFGLSSYLSLDLERSSEYEPVLMQEMLSLIIQIVKERRFCGLTPAECLQRELIYKLSTGDSTHSQLVKSLPRDLSKIGTLQEILDKVAVYSNPSGINQGMYKLRLAYYKELDLYHPRWTSRDLQIAEERYLRFCNVSALATQLPKWTNIYNPLNGLARIATSKPVLELVRATLYYAVFTDKSTISRAPDGVLVIALHLLSLAIDICYMWKESGEWSNSSADSVPILAFAGEEIKTGTSTGCNGHSLLSLLVSLMKIHRLENPENLAEAGSLNLSSLIDNLLKKFAELDHGCMTRLQRFAPEVVNKLLQAKSNSDKSITALDSESDKRKAKARERQAAVLEKMRAQQSKFMASVKSSTDEGLDASKVVQEVSSSDGGPELEDAEQVICSLCHDPKSKSPLSFLILLQKSRLLGLVDRGPPSWDLLEKKCVATSIHTTSTSSPRSNVSTSSELSSSQLTHLIQNAVNEFASHGQPREVNAFLEFVRSRFPATNIQLPDSLDVRREGDLLSLESLEERMYVLIRGAMHDNLMHSDLVDKMGSSAARDDVMTRNEEAKTLLLGKYIAAFSKESLDNPSPSGSTSSHNKKPQSKSTTASQAYDGFSPSDCDGIYLSSCGHAVHQACLDRYLSSLKDRYIRRIVFEGGHIVDPDQGEFLCPVCRGLANSVLPALPGDSEKLCRLPIAPARDLSDSAVSITPCNAGVHSLHLQQASALLLSAAKISGNDEIIKATPMQHNGRIRPDPESIFRVLCGMYFPGKDKIVSSGRVSQSMIMWDTLKYSIMSTEIAARSCRTSLLPEYSQTALLKELKSSSGFILSLLLKNVQNTRTKDALSFLLRLKGIKLFAESICSGFSVEKFPSHPCRQGGNMLCILENAETELRYPDIQFWARASDPILARDAFSSLMWVLFCLPWPTLVCEESFLSLVHIFYAVTITQAILTYRGKRQCSITELGYHDCLVSDIYKFMEESGVPQQYFVSNYTDTYSDIKDYIRSLSFPYLRRCALLWKVIHSSMPVPFSHGAHVSESSSNATDVTLGYETNCSREELTEVEELEKMFKISPMHFVLRDEVLRSLASKWLRHFSQECKVRSLQCTTKLTPTVPYKLMLLPHLYQDLLQRYIKQTCSLCGKVPDDPALCLLCGDLCSPNWRPCCKKSGCQAHAMICGAGTGVFLLIRKTTILLQRSARQAPWPSPYLDMYGEEDIEMHRGKPLYLNQERYAALTYMVASHGLDRSSKVLRQTTVGGFFML; encoded by the exons ATGGATATTGACTCTCCTCCTCCTGAACCTAATTCTCTCTCTCCTCAATTTCGTGTTGTCagg AGGCTTGCTTTACAAGGAGTTCCCGAAGAAAACTTTGAGCAGCTTCAACCTGGCTTGGTTGCATATGTCAAGGAAAACAAGTTTCGTGTTCCAGAATTAGTCTCAGCAATTTTGCCAAGTGATGATGAGGCTCTGGAGACTGCTGCTGCAGAGGCTCAACATGAGTCTACGAAAAATCGGGGGGGACCAAGCCTTCAAGATCAGTTCAGGGAAAGCATGATTTGGTTGCAGTGGTTGATGTTTGAGAGCGAACCTGATATTGCATTGAACTACTTGGCAGAATTAAATGTTGGTCAGCGGGGTGTCTGTGGAGCTGTCTGGGGGGACAATGATATAGCATATCGTTGTAGGACATGTGAGCATGATCCGACATGTGCAATTTGTGTTCCCTGTTTTCAGAATGGTAACCACCAGGATCATGACTATTCAATTATATATACTGGTGGTGGTTGTTGTGATTGTGGAGATGTGACTGCATGGAAACGTGATGGGTTTTGTTCTAAGCATAAGGGTGCAGAAAAGATACAGCCTCTTCCGCAGGAGTTTGCGGATTCTGTAGGACCTGTTTTGGAGTCCCTACTTCTTTGTTGGAAAAAGAAACTACAATTGGCagagaatatttttttacaaagtcCTATTGCGACAGGGTATACAAAGCTTACTGATGAGCTAACATGTGCAGTAGTGGATATGCTTTTGAATTTTTGTCAGTTTAGTGAGAGCTTGCTCTGTTTTGTTTCTAGTAGAGTGTACTCTTTGGACAATTTATTGGATATATTGGTTAGGGCAGAGCGGTTCTTGGGTGATGCTGCTGTTAAGAAGCTCCACAATTTACTTCTGAAACTGTTGGGTGAACCTTTGTTCAAATATGAGTTTGCGAAAGTTTTTCTAAGTTATTATCCTACTGTTGTGAATGAAGCAGTAAAAGAGTGTAAtgataaaattctaaaaaagtATCCACTGTTGTCCACATTTTCGGTCCAAATATTCACCGTGCCTACTTTAACCCCTAGACTCGTGAAGGAAGTGAATCTCTTGTCCATATTACTGGAATGCTTAGGTGAAATTTTTTGTTTCTGTGAAGGAGATGATTTTCGCCTGCAG GTCTCTACATGGGGAAATCTGTATGAAATAACACTTCGTGTAGTGGAAGACATTAGATTTGTCATGAGTCACTCTGTTGTGCCAAAGTACGTGGCCCGTGATCGACATGATATCTCTAGAACCTGGATGAAACTCTTGGCTTTTGTACAAGGAATGAGCCCTGAAAAGAGAGAGACTGGTATACATATAGAAGAAGAAAACGATAGTATGCATTTGCCATTTGTTTTGGGCCACTCTATCGCCAATATTCATTCTTTATTAGTTGCTGGGGCTTTTTCGGATAGTAGCATAGAGGATGCGGATTGTGAACTTTTTTGTGATACATATTCACAAGATTTTGATGATCAAGATAGCCAAAGACATGCTAAAGTAGGAAGGTTATCGCAAGAAAGCAATGTTAGTAGTGTATCAGGTAGGAGCAGTACAGCGGACTATGCACATAAGACTGCTGAGATTACGTCTGATATATTTCCAGTTCCAACATCTGCTTCTTTGTTATTATTTGAGTGTCTTCGAGCTATTGAGCATTGGTTGGTTGTTGATAATACGTCGAGTCCTTTTCTTAATGTCTTGTCTCCGAAGATCACCAGTAATTCTGGCAAAAAATTCTTTGCATTGAAGAGGACATTATCTAAAATTAAGAAGGGCAAACTTAGGCCAAACCATACTCATTTTCCTACAG TAGGCATGGAACAAGAAACTGGGTCCACAAGTGTTGGTGATAATGCACTAGAAGGGGAGTATATGAATGAAGCTTTTCGTGCTCTGAGTTTGTCGGATTGGCCTGATATATCTTATGATGTTAGCTCACAGGAAATTTCTCTTCACATTCCATTACACAGATTGCTGTCATTAATATTACAGATAACTTTTAGAAGATGTTATGGAGATAAATCCCCTCATGCGATCACTGCTGGTCCTGATCAATTATCAGTTATCCATCACGATTTCTTTGGTCATGTTCTAGGAGGGTGCCATCCTTATGGGTTTTCTGCATTTGTCATGGAGCATCCACTACGAATTAGGGTATTCTGTGCTGAGGTTCATGCTGGTATGTGGCGAAAGAATGGGGATGCTGCCATTTTATCATGCGAGTGGTATCGTTCTGTTCGCTG GTCTGAGCAGGGCCTTGAGCTTGATCTATTTCTGCTTCAGTGCTGTGCCGCATTAGCTCCATCAGATCTGTATGTCAATAGAATTATTGACCGATTTGGACTTTCAAGTTATCTATCCTTGGATCTTGAACGTTCTAGCGA GTACGAACCGGTTTTGATGCAAGAAATGCTCTCCCTTATCATACAAATAGTCAAAGAAAGACGTTTTTGTGGATTAACCCCTGCTGAATGTTTGCAACGTGAGTTAATATACAAGTTATCCACAGGAGATTCAACACATAGTCAGTTGGTGAAATCTCTCCCACGTGATCTTTCCAAAATTGGCACTCTACAGGAGATATTGGATAAAGTAGCAGTCTACTCAAATCCATCTGGAATAAATCAG GGTATGTATAAACTGCGATTGGCATACTATAAGGAATTGGACTTGTATCATCCTCGTTGGACCTCAAGGGACTTGCAAATTGCAGAAGAAAGATACTTGCGCTTTTGTAATGTGTCTGCATTGGCAACTCAGCTTCCCAAATGGACAAATATCTACAACCCCCTTAATGGCCTTGCTCGAATTGCTACTAGTAAGCCGGTTCTTGAGCTTGTCCGTGCAACACTATATTATGCTGTATTTACCGATAAGTCAACTATATCACGGGCTCCTGACGGCGTCCTTGTAATTGCGCTGCACTTACTTTCTCTGGCAATAGACATTTGTTATATGTGGAAAGAATCTGGTGAATGGTCAAATTCTAGTGCTGATTCAGTCCCCATTTTAGCCTTTGCGGGTGAAGAAATAAAAACAGGAACTAGCACCGGATGTAATGGGCACAGTCTTTTGTCGCTTCTTGTTTCATTGATGAAAATTCATAGATTAGAAAATCCAGAAAATTTGGCGGAAGCTGGCAGTCTGAACCTATCCTctttgatagataacttgctcaaAAAGTTTGCCGAGCTTGATCATGGATGCATGACCAGACTGCAAAGGTTTGCACCTGAAGTAGTTAATAAACTGTTGCAAGCTAAGTCGAATAGTGACAAAAGTATTACAGCTTTAGACAGTGAGAGCGACAAGCGCAAGGCAAAAGCTCGAGAGAGGCAAGCTGCTGTATTG GAAAAAATGAGAGCCCAACAGTCTAAATTTATGGCAAGTGTTAAATCTTCTACAGATGAAGGTTTGGATGCTAGTAAGGTGGTTCAGGAAGTATCTTCTTCTGATGGTGGACCTGAGTTGGAAGATGCTGAACAAGTCATATGCTCTCTTTGCCATGATCCTAAATCTAAAAGCCCTTTATCTTTCTTAATTCTTCTCCAG AAATCCAGACTTCTTGGTTTAGTTGACAGAGGCCCCCCATCATGGGATCTGTTGGAGAAGAAATGTGTTGCTACCAGCATACATACAACGAGTACTTCATCCCCAAGGAGCAATGTGTCTACCAGTTCAGAACTTTCCTCTTCTCAGTTAACGCATTTAATTCAGAATGCGGTTAACGAATTTGCTTCTCATGGGCAGCCCAGGGAAGTCAATGCTTTCCTAGAGTTCGTCAGGTCTCGGTTTCCAGCAACAAATATTCAACTTCCTGACTCACTGGATGTTAGAAGGGAAGGGGATTTACTTTCTCTTGAGTCATTGGAGGAACGTATGTATGTTTTAATCAGGGGTGCAATGCATGATAATTTGATGCACTCAGATTTAGTGGATAAGATGGGGAGCAGTGCTGCAAGGGATGATGTTATGACAAGAAATGAGGAAGCGAAAACTCTTCTGCTTGGGAAATACATTGCTGCGTTTTCAAAAGAATCACTAGATAACCCTTCACCCTCAGGCAGTACGAGTTCTCATAATAAGAAGCCACAGTCAAAATCGACAACGGCTTCTCAAGCATATGATGGATTCAGCCCCTCAGATTGCGACGGAATATATCTTTCTTCCTGTGGACATGCTGTACATCAAGCATGTCTTGATCGATACTTATCTTCTCTGAAGGATAG ATATATTCGAAGAATTGTCTTTGAAGGAGGGCATATTGTGGATCCTGATCAG GGAGAATTTTTATGCCCAGTATGTCGTGGACTTGCAAATTCCGTCTTGCCAGCATTACCAGGAGATTCAGAGAAGCTTTGCAGGCTTCCAATTGCACCAGCTCGTGATCTATCAGATTCGGCAGTTTCGATCACTCCATGTAATGCAGGGGTTCATTcccttcatcttcaacaagcctCAGCTCTTTTGCTAAGTGCAGCTAAAATCTCTGGGAATGATGAAATTATAAAGGCCACCCCAATGCAACATAATGGAAGGATACGACCAGACCCTGAAAGTATATTCCGCGTACTCTGTGGAATGTATTTTCCTGGGAAGGATAAGATTGTCAGTTCTGGTCGAGTAAGCCAATCGATGATTATGTGGGACACACTTAAGTACTCCATCATGTCAACTGAAATTGCAGCTCGCTCTTGCCGAACTTCATTGTTACCGGAGTATAGTCAGACTGCTTTACTGAAGGAACTTAAATCTTCTAGTGGGTTTATATTATCCTTGTTGCTTAAAAATGTTCAGAACACGAGAACAAAGGATGCCTTGAGTTTCCTTTTGAGGTTAAAAGGCATTAAGCTCTTTGCTGAATCTATATGCTCGGGGTTTTCTGTTGAGAAGTTTCCTAGTCACCCATGCAGACAAGGAG GTAATATGCTGTGCATCTTGGAGAATGCGGAAACAGAATTAAGATATCCTGACATTCAGTTCTGGGCACGGGCATCTGATCCTATTCTTGCACGTGATGCTTTCTCATCGCTGATGTGGGTTCTATTTTGTCTTCCATGGCCAACCTTAGTCTGTGAGGAATCCTTCTTGTCTCTAGTTCATATCTTCTATGCCGTAACCATCACTCAG GCTATCCTTACATATCGCGGGAAAAGGCAGTGCAGTATAACTGAATTGGGATATCATGATTGTCTGGTTTCTGATATCTACAAATTCATGGAGGAATCTGGAGTACCTCAGCAGTACTTTGTTTCCAACTATACAGACACTTATTCTGATATTAAGGATTATATACGCAGCCTCAGCTTTCCATATCTGCGAAGATGTGCATTGCTTTGGAAAGTTATCCATTCTTCAATGCCAGTGCCATTCAGTCATGGAGCTCATGTGTCGGAAAGTTCATCCAATGCTACTGATGTTACTCTGGGATATGAAACTAATTGTAGTCGGGAGGAATTGACCGAGGTTGAGGAGCTagaaaaaatgtttaaaatttcaCCTATGCACTTTGTTCTTAGAGATGAAGTATTGCGTTCTTTGGCTTCTAAATGGCTACGTCATTTTTCCCAAGAGTGTAAAGTACGCTCTCTCCAATGTACTACGAAGTTAACCCCCACAGTTCCATATAAGTTGATGCTTTTGCCTCATCTTTACCAAGATCTGTTACAAAG GTACATAAAGCAGACCTGCTCTCTCTGCGGAAAGGTTCCAGATGATCCTGCTTTGTGCCTGCTATGTGGAGACTTGTGCTCACCTAACTGGAGACCATGCTGCAA AAAAAGTGGATGTCAAGCTCATGCCATGATATGTGGTGCGGGGACTGGAGTGTTTTTGTTGATCAGG AAAACCACAATTTTGCTACAAAGATCAGCACGTCAGGCTCCATGGCCGTCTCCTTATCTGGACATGTATGGTGAAGAG GATATTGAAATGCATAGGGGCAAGCCACTGTATTTAAATCAGGAACGCTATGCGGCTCTTACTTATATG GTTGCGTCGCATGGCCTTGATCGAAGTTCAAAGGTTCTACGGCAAACAACCGTAGGCGGATTTTTCATGCTTTAG